A region of Leifsonia xyli DNA encodes the following proteins:
- a CDS encoding ribose-phosphate pyrophosphokinase (catalyzes the formation of 5-phospho-alpha-D-ribose 1-phosphate from D-ribose 5-phosphate and ATP) — MSGITATGQKRLVLISGRAHPQLAQEIAECLGSELVPTDARTFANGEIYARFDESVRGSDAFVIQSHTSPINEWLMEQLIMVDALKRASAKRITVVAPFYPYARQDKKGRGREPISARLVADLFKAAGADRIMSVDLHAAQIQGFFDGPVDHLFAMPVLLDHMKRELDPSTLTVVSPDMGRVRVADIWSDKLGAPLAIIHKRRDPLVPNQVSVHEIVGEVNGRVCLLVDDLIDTGRTIVKAAEALKAAGATGVVVAATHAVFSDPAVELLQSDAIDSVVVTDTLPLPEHKRWDNLTVLPIAPLLANAIREVFTDGSVTSMFDGAA, encoded by the coding sequence GTGTCAGGGATCACCGCGACCGGCCAGAAACGACTCGTCCTGATCTCCGGTCGCGCGCATCCCCAGCTCGCGCAGGAGATCGCCGAGTGCCTCGGGAGCGAACTGGTCCCCACCGACGCCCGCACCTTCGCCAACGGCGAGATCTACGCGCGCTTCGATGAGAGCGTCCGCGGCTCGGATGCGTTCGTCATCCAGTCGCACACCTCGCCGATCAACGAGTGGCTCATGGAGCAGCTCATCATGGTGGACGCGCTCAAGCGCGCGTCGGCGAAGCGCATCACCGTGGTGGCCCCCTTCTACCCCTACGCCCGCCAGGACAAGAAGGGCCGCGGCCGCGAGCCGATCTCGGCCCGCCTGGTCGCCGACCTGTTCAAGGCGGCCGGCGCCGACCGCATCATGTCGGTCGACCTGCACGCCGCGCAGATCCAGGGCTTCTTCGACGGCCCGGTCGATCACCTGTTCGCCATGCCGGTGCTGCTGGACCACATGAAGCGCGAGCTCGATCCTTCGACCCTGACCGTCGTCTCGCCGGACATGGGCCGCGTGCGCGTCGCCGACATCTGGAGCGACAAGCTCGGCGCGCCCCTCGCGATCATCCACAAGCGCCGCGACCCGCTGGTACCGAACCAGGTCTCGGTGCACGAGATCGTCGGCGAGGTCAACGGCCGCGTCTGCCTGCTGGTCGACGACCTCATCGACACCGGCCGCACGATCGTGAAGGCGGCCGAGGCGCTCAAGGCCGCGGGTGCGACCGGCGTCGTCGTCGCGGCGACCCACGCGGTGTTCAGCGACCCGGCGGTCGAGCTGCTGCAGAGCGACGCGATCGACTCGGTCGTCGTCACCGATACGCTCCCGCTGCCCGAGCACAAGCGCTGGGACAACCTCACCGTGCTGCCGATCGCGCCGCTGCTCGCGAACGCGATCCGCGAGGTCTTCACCGACGGCTCGGTCACCTCGATGTTCGACGGAGCGGCGTAG
- a CDS encoding phosphogluconate dehydrogenase (NADP(+)-dependent, decarboxylating), producing the protein MGSNLARNLASREGNTVAVFNRTYARTEELVNAHPEAGFVSAEQIDDFVASLSKPRTAIIMVQAGKGTDAVIDQLVERFEPGDIIVDGGNANFHDTIEREKRIAPTGIHFVGAGISGGEEGALHGPSIMPGGSAESYETLGPILESIAAVAEGEPCVTHVGTDGAGHFVKMIHNGIEYADMQLIAEAYDLLRTIGGLEPAEIADVFAEWNNGYLESYLIEITAEVLRQVDAETGKPFIDIVLDQAGSKGTGVWTVQNALDLGVPVGGIAEAVFARAVSSKPNQRAAVQATVQSRPEVQKAADVQAFADDVSKALYASKVVAYAQGFDAIIAGAEKYGWDIHKDRIAKIWRGGCIIRAQFLNRIADAYDENPNISTLLEAPYFADAVREGEAAWRRIVATAALSGVPVPGFGSALSYYDSLASKRLPAALVQGQRDFFGAHTYKRVDKEGTFHTLWSGDRTEIETEGSSH; encoded by the coding sequence ATGGGGTCGAACCTGGCCCGCAACCTCGCCTCCCGCGAGGGCAACACGGTCGCGGTGTTCAACCGCACCTACGCCCGCACCGAGGAGCTGGTGAACGCGCACCCCGAGGCGGGCTTCGTCTCGGCCGAGCAGATCGACGACTTCGTCGCCTCGCTGTCGAAGCCGCGCACCGCGATCATCATGGTGCAGGCCGGCAAGGGCACGGATGCTGTCATCGACCAGCTCGTGGAGCGGTTCGAGCCGGGCGACATCATCGTCGACGGCGGCAACGCGAACTTCCACGACACCATCGAGCGCGAGAAGCGGATCGCGCCCACGGGCATCCACTTCGTCGGTGCGGGCATCTCCGGCGGCGAGGAGGGCGCGCTGCATGGCCCGTCGATCATGCCGGGCGGATCGGCGGAGTCGTACGAGACGCTGGGCCCGATCCTGGAGTCCATCGCCGCTGTCGCCGAGGGCGAGCCATGCGTGACCCACGTCGGCACCGACGGCGCGGGCCACTTCGTGAAGATGATCCACAACGGCATCGAGTACGCGGACATGCAGCTCATCGCCGAGGCGTACGACCTCCTCCGCACGATCGGCGGCCTCGAGCCGGCCGAGATCGCCGACGTGTTCGCCGAGTGGAACAACGGCTACCTCGAGTCGTACCTCATCGAGATCACCGCCGAGGTCCTGCGGCAGGTGGATGCCGAGACGGGCAAGCCGTTCATCGACATCGTCCTCGACCAGGCCGGGTCCAAGGGCACGGGCGTGTGGACCGTACAGAACGCCCTCGACCTGGGCGTCCCCGTCGGCGGCATCGCCGAGGCCGTGTTCGCCCGTGCCGTGTCGTCCAAGCCGAACCAGCGCGCCGCCGTGCAGGCGACCGTGCAGTCGCGTCCGGAGGTGCAGAAGGCCGCCGACGTGCAGGCGTTCGCCGACGACGTGTCCAAGGCGCTGTACGCCTCGAAGGTGGTCGCGTACGCGCAGGGCTTCGACGCGATCATCGCCGGCGCCGAGAAGTACGGGTGGGACATCCACAAGGACCGCATCGCCAAGATCTGGCGCGGCGGCTGCATCATCCGCGCGCAGTTCCTCAACCGCATCGCGGACGCGTACGACGAGAACCCGAACATCTCGACGCTGCTCGAGGCGCCGTACTTCGCCGACGCCGTGCGCGAGGGCGAGGCGGCCTGGCGCCGCATCGTCGCCACGGCGGCGCTGTCGGGCGTGCCGGTGCCCGGCTTCGGCTCGGCGCTGTCGTACTACGACTCGCTCGCCTCCAAGCGCCTGCCCGCCGCTCTGGTCCAGGGACAGCGCGACTTCTTCGGCGCCCACACCTACAAGCGTGTCGACAAGGAGGGCACCTTCCACACCCTCTGGTCCGGCGACCGCACCGAGATCGAGACCGAGGGCTCCTCGCACTAG
- a CDS encoding MarR family transcriptional regulator: MPEAGLGSRFPAASQSPGLLLWRVTNRWQAVMRAALAPHELTHVQYVLLASLTWLADREPERLVTQVELAGFAATDPMMTSQVVRALERAGLVERLPHPTDGRARVLRATPEGAAAARRATADVEAADAAFFTPVDATAFAAQLAALSEG; encoded by the coding sequence ATGCCTGAGGCCGGGCTCGGGAGCCGGTTCCCGGCCGCGTCGCAGAGCCCGGGCCTCCTGCTCTGGCGGGTGACCAACCGCTGGCAGGCCGTGATGCGGGCGGCGCTCGCCCCGCATGAGCTGACGCACGTGCAGTACGTGCTGCTCGCATCCCTCACCTGGCTCGCCGACCGCGAGCCGGAGCGCCTGGTGACCCAGGTCGAGCTCGCGGGCTTCGCGGCGACCGACCCGATGATGACGTCTCAGGTGGTGCGGGCGTTGGAGCGGGCCGGACTCGTGGAGCGGCTCCCCCACCCCACCGACGGCCGGGCGCGCGTGCTGCGCGCGACGCCGGAGGGCGCAGCGGCGGCGCGGCGAGCGACGGCCGACGTGGAGGCGGCCGACGCCGCCTTCTTCACGCCGGTGGACGCGACGGCGTTCGCGGCTCAGCTGGCGGCACTGTCGGAGGGGTGA
- a CDS encoding 50S ribosomal protein L25/general stress protein Ctc (the Ctc family of proteins consists of two types, one that contains the N-terminal ribosomal protein L25 domain only which in Escherichia coli binds the 5S rRNA while a subset of proteins contain a C-terminal extension that is involved in the stress response), whose product MATEESNKVSAELRDSFGKGAARKIRAVGKIPAVIYGHGTDPVHVTLPGHQVSLLLRKANAVLDLDIEGKGQLALVKDVQKDPVSQIIEHLDLVVIRRGEKVTVEVPVHVEGEPFSGTIAVLDIPTIKLEVEATHIPERIVIDVTDAEEGTQYHAKDFDLPAGATLAEDEDLLILNVVVPAAARAEDEEAEAAEEAAEAEAAEGDAE is encoded by the coding sequence ATGGCGACTGAAGAGTCCAACAAGGTCAGCGCCGAGCTGCGCGACAGCTTCGGCAAGGGCGCGGCCCGCAAGATCCGCGCCGTCGGCAAGATCCCCGCGGTCATCTACGGCCACGGCACCGACCCCGTCCACGTCACCCTCCCGGGCCACCAGGTCTCCCTGCTGCTCCGCAAGGCGAACGCGGTGCTCGACCTCGACATCGAGGGCAAGGGCCAGCTCGCCCTGGTGAAGGACGTCCAGAAGGACCCGGTGTCGCAGATCATCGAGCACCTCGACCTCGTGGTCATCCGCCGCGGCGAGAAGGTCACCGTCGAGGTCCCGGTGCACGTCGAGGGCGAGCCGTTCTCCGGCACCATCGCCGTGCTCGACATCCCGACCATCAAGCTCGAGGTCGAGGCCACCCACATCCCGGAGCGCATCGTCATCGACGTGACGGACGCCGAGGAGGGCACCCAGTACCACGCGAAGGACTTCGACCTCCCGGCCGGCGCCACGCTCGCCGAGGACGAGGACCTGCTCATCCTCAACGTCGTCGTCCCGGCCGCCGCGCGCGCCGAGGACGAGGAGGCCGAGGCCGCCGAAGAGGCCGCCGAGGCCGAGGCCGCCGAGGGCGACGCGGAGTAA
- a CDS encoding glycosyl transferase — protein sequence MNARPLDILLCSTPVHGHVTPLLAVSRALVERGHRVHFLTGERYQQAAAATGATALRLPADADYDDTDMDAAFPGRVGLTGPAGIRYDMTEIFLRPARSQLAAVDAVQRDLRIDVVLAESLFLGAALFVARPRDSRPPLLNLGIVPLGLKSRDTAPFGLGVPPRPGGIGRLRNGLLTLAAEKGVFAPVQRAAVRAGIDAGSGLNGFVLDWPSHADGVVQFTVPEFEYPRGDVRVPVSFVGPISRTRASDAPLPAWWEDLDDGRPVVHVTQGTVANRRFDDLVLPTIRALADDDVWVVASTGGRPVAELGADLPANARIAPYLPYDRLLPRTSAYVTNGGYGGIHYAMEHGVPIVVAGTTEDKTEVSARVAWSGVGVNLRTNRPSEVAVRDAVRGVLRDPGYAERSARIGEAIRRSPGANGLEAAVVAAVGRTGSHPRVPR from the coding sequence ATGAACGCCCGCCCGCTCGACATCCTCCTGTGCAGCACTCCGGTGCACGGTCACGTCACCCCCCTTCTCGCCGTCAGCCGCGCGCTCGTGGAGCGCGGCCACCGCGTCCACTTCCTCACCGGCGAGCGATACCAGCAGGCGGCCGCGGCAACCGGCGCCACCGCGCTGCGGCTTCCGGCGGACGCCGACTACGACGACACCGACATGGATGCGGCGTTCCCCGGCCGTGTGGGCCTGACGGGTCCCGCGGGTATCCGCTACGACATGACCGAGATCTTCCTGCGTCCGGCGCGGAGCCAGCTCGCGGCGGTGGACGCGGTGCAGCGCGACCTGCGCATCGACGTCGTGCTGGCCGAGAGCCTGTTCCTGGGGGCGGCGCTGTTCGTCGCGCGTCCCCGCGACTCCCGGCCGCCGCTCCTCAACCTCGGCATCGTGCCGCTCGGCCTGAAGAGTCGAGACACGGCTCCGTTCGGTCTCGGCGTGCCTCCCCGGCCGGGCGGCATCGGACGCCTGCGCAACGGGCTACTGACCCTCGCCGCCGAGAAGGGCGTGTTCGCGCCGGTGCAGCGCGCGGCGGTCCGCGCGGGCATCGACGCCGGCAGCGGCCTGAACGGCTTCGTGCTCGACTGGCCCTCTCACGCGGACGGCGTCGTGCAGTTCACCGTCCCCGAGTTCGAATACCCGCGCGGCGACGTGCGGGTGCCGGTGAGCTTCGTCGGCCCGATCTCACGGACCCGCGCCTCCGACGCACCCCTGCCGGCGTGGTGGGAAGACCTCGATGACGGGCGCCCGGTCGTCCACGTCACGCAGGGCACCGTCGCCAACCGCCGCTTCGACGACCTCGTGCTGCCGACCATCCGAGCGCTCGCCGACGACGACGTGTGGGTGGTCGCGAGCACCGGCGGCCGTCCGGTCGCGGAGCTCGGGGCAGACCTCCCGGCGAACGCGCGGATCGCACCGTACCTGCCGTACGACCGGCTCCTGCCGCGCACCTCCGCGTACGTCACGAACGGCGGCTACGGCGGCATCCACTACGCGATGGAGCACGGCGTCCCGATCGTCGTCGCCGGCACCACGGAGGACAAGACGGAGGTCTCCGCGCGGGTCGCCTGGTCGGGGGTGGGTGTCAACCTGCGGACGAACCGGCCGTCTGAGGTCGCGGTGCGGGATGCGGTCCGCGGGGTGCTGCGCGATCCCGGCTACGCCGAGCGGAGCGCGCGCATCGGCGAAGCGATCCGCCGCTCGCCCGGCGCGAACGGCCTGGAGGCTGCGGTCGTCGCGGCGGTCGGGCGGACCGGGTCGCATCCCCGCGTCCCGAGGTGA
- a CDS encoding polyketide cyclase, producing MWTTHHTATTTAPAAAVWSALRDLHSGIPLGPASDSFELHGPFTVGTEVSVTPQGQEAMTSTIVELDPEHVYADRTVFGELALTFRHSLEAQADGGTAVTHTLEIDGPGADNVGPELGPQIAGDFPVAMTELLHAAEQRVAADA from the coding sequence ATGTGGACCACCCACCACACCGCCACCACCACCGCCCCCGCCGCGGCCGTCTGGTCGGCGTTGCGCGACCTGCACAGCGGCATCCCGCTCGGCCCGGCGAGCGACTCGTTCGAGCTCCACGGTCCGTTCACGGTCGGCACCGAGGTCTCCGTCACGCCTCAGGGCCAGGAGGCGATGACCTCCACCATCGTCGAGCTCGACCCGGAACACGTCTACGCCGACCGCACCGTCTTCGGCGAGCTGGCGCTGACGTTCCGCCACAGCCTGGAGGCGCAGGCGGACGGCGGCACGGCGGTGACCCACACGCTCGAGATCGACGGTCCGGGCGCCGACAACGTCGGACCGGAGCTCGGGCCGCAGATCGCCGGCGACTTCCCCGTCGCGATGACGGAGCTGCTGCACGCCGCCGAGCAGCGGGTCGCCGCCGATGCCTGA
- a CDS encoding gluconate kinase, with translation MRRPQVVVMGVSGSGKSTVGELLAARLGVPFVDGDALHPPENVAKMASGHPLTDEDRIPWLHAVGRALADTAPEGVVVACSALKRAYRDLIRSEAPDAVFAELDGTKELLAARMAARPGHFMPVSLLDSQLATLEPLQRDEAGVRLGVGRPPADLADAILERLGGAHPSDSAAS, from the coding sequence GTGCGGCGGCCGCAGGTGGTGGTGATGGGCGTGTCCGGCTCCGGCAAGAGCACGGTCGGCGAGTTGCTCGCGGCGCGCCTGGGCGTGCCGTTCGTCGACGGCGACGCGCTTCACCCACCCGAGAACGTCGCCAAGATGGCGTCCGGGCATCCGCTGACCGACGAGGATCGCATCCCGTGGCTCCACGCGGTCGGGCGTGCCCTCGCCGACACGGCGCCGGAGGGGGTGGTGGTCGCCTGCTCGGCCCTCAAGCGCGCCTACCGCGACCTGATCCGGTCGGAGGCGCCGGATGCGGTCTTCGCCGAGCTCGACGGGACCAAGGAGCTGCTCGCGGCGCGGATGGCGGCGCGGCCGGGGCACTTCATGCCCGTGTCGCTGCTCGATTCGCAGCTCGCCACCCTCGAGCCGCTGCAGCGGGACGAGGCCGGCGTGCGACTCGGTGTCGGCCGGCCGCCGGCGGATCTCGCGGACGCGATCCTGGAACGTCTGGGCGGCGCTCACCCCTCCGACAGTGCCGCCAGCTGA